A window of Pirellulales bacterium genomic DNA:
CCAGCCGCGCTCGGCCAGCACGAGCGCCGCATCTTGTCCGGCGTCGAACTGGGCCTGCGCCTGCGCACCGGCGGCAAGCAGAATGCTGCGTTCCAGACTTTGGCGGCTGCCGTTGAGTTGATCGATGTACTCGGCCAGCATGTCGGCGCGCTCCGTCGATTGCGTCATCAACAGCTCGACCGCCAATTGTGCTTGCCCCAATCGCCCGGCGGCGTTCAAACGCGGTGCCAAAGCGAAGGCGATATCTTCCGCGTCGAGTCGAGGCTTCTTATCGAGCTCGGCGCGGCGCATGAGAGCCATCACGCCCAGCATCGGCCGTTCGCGCAACGCGATCAGCCCGTGCTGCACTAGTACGCGGTTTTCATCCACCAGTGGCACGACGTCGGCTACGGTGCCTAACGCCGCCAGGCCCAGCGCCGAAAGCAAGAACGTGCGCATCCGCTCGCTGACTTTCTGGCCGCCAGCGGCTTGCTTCGCCACGAGCCAGGCGAGTTTGAAAGCCACGCCGGCGCCACACAGTCCATGAAAAGGATAGGCTTGCCCTGAAAGCTGCGGGTGGACGATCGCCGTGGCATCGGGTAGTGTGGCGCCCGGTTGATGATGATCGGTAATCACCAGGTCGAGGCCCAATTCGCGGGCTGCCTGCGCTTCGGCGACACTGCCGATGCCGCAATCGACCGTGATGACGAGCTTGGCGCCTTGCTTGGCGAGCGTCGCTAGCGTCTCGCGATTCAGACCGTAACCCTCTTCCAGCCGATGCGGCACGTAATAGCCGACATTCGCCCCCAGGTGTGTCAGGCATTGCCACAGCAGGCTGGTGGCGGTCATGCCGTCGACGTCGTAATCGCCATAGACGATGATCCGCTGCCCGGCCGTAATCGCGCGCAAAATATGCTCCGCGGCGGCCGTGGCGCCGGGTAGCAGCTCGGGGTCGCGCAGCGTCGTCAGGCGCGGCTCGAGAAAATCCCGGGCTGACTGCGGGTCACTTAGCCCGCGGGCTACTAGCAAACGTGCCACCACCGGGGGCAACCGCGCGGCGCGCTCCAGCGCGCGAATCCGGTCGGCATCGTGCGAATGAATGCGCCACAGCTTCGACA
This region includes:
- the recJ gene encoding single-stranded-DNA-specific exonuclease RecJ, with the protein product MSKLWRIHSHDADRIRALERAARLPPVVARLLVARGLSDPQSARDFLEPRLTTLRDPELLPGATAAAEHILRAITAGQRIIVYGDYDVDGMTATSLLWQCLTHLGANVGYYVPHRLEEGYGLNRETLATLAKQGAKLVITVDCGIGSVAEAQAARELGLDLVITDHHQPGATLPDATAIVHPQLSGQAYPFHGLCGAGVAFKLAWLVAKQAAGGQKVSERMRTFLLSALGLAALGTVADVVPLVDENRVLVQHGLIALRERPMLGVMALMRRAELDKKPRLDAEDIAFALAPRLNAAGRLGQAQLAVELLMTQSTERADMLAEYIDQLNGSRQSLERSILLAAGAQAQAQFDAGQDAALVLAERGWHPGVIGIVAGRLVDRHHRPVVMVAFDEMGQKPGTGSARSIPGFDICQALTACSTHLLTHGGHAAAAGLKIEERNLEAFRAEFCEHAAETITAEQRQAEISIDAEVFLSELTLVAVEQIERLSPFGHSNPRPILCATNVTLAEPPKRMGGGERHLSLKLAQHKTTLRGVAFGGGEWAERIASCPGPLSVAFRPVINEFRGRRTVELHVTDWRAGADAKAASVSLAQAQ